From Gopherus flavomarginatus isolate rGopFla2 chromosome 7, rGopFla2.mat.asm, whole genome shotgun sequence, the proteins below share one genomic window:
- the ZNF644 gene encoding zinc finger protein 644 isoform X5, translated as MSGVVFLGFVEGPLGGARNICCGALIEGVINVLSRQTSNMDDSKINTEITGAKEGFLDDSNFISEGESGIPKPQESETSFQKNNILTLPEELSRDRSEKALSGGQKSLFIHTGAPTVSTENFILPKGTAVNGPVSHSTLTKTSIMNKGSVSLTTGQPVGHTDSCLTLPVVHDLQLPAKSTTQKSSQHQVLFLLPDVAQAKNLTHSIKNLPTSASVGCDTQKSIGNSVKSDSTLISQVEVCEDSKSLLVDDDCVNTLTGNSSGTGGFRSGNDTNWDPQKEFIQFLMTNEETIEKSPVHCKVSLEKKRKRKMDVSKITRYTEDCFDDTDYIPSKSKLLNVDYLEQSEDLEVVEPQKYALTKVKPESTDEELEAVDAIQQLIYSPTNKCAEDTSPVHTSTFLSSTLKNKCEQNDSESPSTFSTDEPSFYPCTKCNVNFREKKHLHRHMMYHLDGNSHFRHLNVPRPYACRECGRTFRDRNSLLKHMIIHQERRQKLMEEIRELKELQDEGRSARLQCPQCVFGTNCPKTFVQHAKTHEKDKRYYCCEECNFMAVTENELECHRGIAHGAVVKCSIISSDISQRKTQKKTSVKDPYVGSSKKSTTYMCKMCPFTTSARSILKKHMEYLHPTSCIDPFGSHLRLEKRKSSIIEEPLDFGSRTKHLIKQSSTFPKNSVLKQDVKRSFGSASQSSNFAKLHRRPHRIQKARKSVSQSAVSVCNQNSTNKTILIKNSIDQKPKYFHQAAKQKASVKTSSNYLYRHKYENYRMIKKSSDPYPLHFKKEESSSVSSLHLFSSSNSPHNNCFMMDSHNLDSKSPEGYKDRRRVAVKRVVKESKREGSVTGDDLDCYPDFLHKMTVVVLQKLNSAEKKDSYETEDESSWDNVELCDYTAQSMEDESYSDINQDHVNLFPLFKGKMEDQEAGDKSSLHYEQNDGFYFEYYEDAESSNFLHELHDPQNLENVGTALPKHNSVFHWTDLSLEKKSCPYCPATFETGVGLSNHVRGHLHRAGLSYEARHVVSPEQIATSDKMQHFKRTGTGTPVKRVRKAIEKSETSSEHTCQLCGGWFDTKIGLSNHVRGHLKRLGKTKWDAHKSPICVLNEMMQNEEKYEKILKALNSRRIIPRPFVAQKLASNDDFLSQNVIPLEAYRNGLKTEDISVSASEEEGLSFLNECDETKTVLHDEKKNQSLTLIELLKNKRLGEERNPDISSQKIHNQTARKRFVQKCVLPLNEDSPLMYQPQRMDLTMQSGMPVKLRTCVHCNTTFTSAVSLSNHLRAYARKKSAGLLTGTALDCKQKKSRSRSGSKKKMLPLPHSADEVYILRCRFCGLVFRGPLSVQEDWIKHLQRHIVNANLPRTGAGMVEVTSLLKKPAAITETSFSLLMAEAAS; from the exons ATGTCAGGTGTGGTCTTCCTGGGTTTTGTTGAAGGACCATTGGGAGGAGCCAGGAATATTTGTTGTGGTGCTTTAATTGAAGGAGT tatAAATGTGCTTAGTAGACAGACCAGCAATATGGATGATTCAAAGATAAATACTGAGATTACTGGTGCTAAAGAAGGATTCCTAGATGACAGCAATTTCATCTCCGAGGGAGAAAGTGGCATTCCTAAACCACAAGAGAGTGAAACATCATTTCAGAAAAACAATATATTGACTCTGCCGGAAGAGCTGTCAAGGGACAGATCTGAAAAAGCCTTAAGTGGAGGCCAGAAGTCTCTGTTTATACATACTGGTGCTCCTACTGTTTCTACCGAAAACTTTATCTTGCCTAAAGGAACTGCTGTTAATGGACCAGTTTCACACTCCACCTTAACTAAAACTTCCATTATGAATAAAGGCAGTGTTTCATTAACCACTGGACAACCTGTGGGTCATACAGATTCCTGCTTAACTTTGCCAGTGGTACATGATCTCCAGTTGCCTGCAAAGAGTACAACACAGAAATCAAGTCAACACCAAGTGTTATTTTTGTTACCTGATGTAGCACAGGCTAAGAACCTGACTCATTCCATTAAAAATCTACCTACCTCTGCTTCAGTTGGTTGTGATACACAGAAATCTATAGGAAATAGTGTGAAATCAGATAGCACTTTAATAAGCCAAGTAGAAGTGTGTGAGGATAGCAAAAGTTTACTAGTAGACGATGATTGTGTCAATACATTAACAGGAAATTCCTCAGGTACAGGTGGTTTCAGAtcaggaaatgatacaaactgggATCCACAAAAAGAGTTTATACAGTTTCTTATGACAAATGAAGAAACAATAGAGAAGTCTCCAGTTCACTGTAAAGTAAGTctagagaaaaagagaaaaagaaaaatggatgTTAGCAAGATAACACGTTATACAGAGGACTGTTTTGATGATACAGATTATATTCCCAGTAAATCAAAATTACTAAATGTTGACTATTTAGAGCAGAGTGAGGATCTAGAAGTAGTGGAACCACAGAAATATGCATTAACAAAAGTGAAGCCTGAATCAACAGATGAGGAGTTAGAAGCTGTTGATGCTATTCAACAATTGATTTATAGTCCTACTAACAAATGTGCAGAAGATACTTCTCCAGTTCACACTAGCACTTTTCTTTCtagtactttaaaaaacaaatgtgaaCAGAATGATTCAGAATCACCATCTACTTTTAGTACTGATGAGCCATCGTTTTATCCTTGTACAAAGTGCAATGTGAATTTTAGGGAGAAGAAACACCTGCATAGGCATATGATGTATCATTTGGATGGGAACAGTCACTTCCGTCATCTCAATGTTCCAAGACCCTATGCATGTAGGGAATGTGGACGGACATTTCGAGATCGTAATTCACTTCTTAAGCACATGATAATTCACCAGGAAAGAAGGCAGAAACTGATGGAAGAAATCCGGGAGTTGAAAGAACTCCAGGATGAGGGTAGAAGTGCACGATTACAGTGTCCACAATGTGTATTTGGTACCAATTGTCCCAAAACATTTGTGCAACATGCTAAAACCCATGAAAaggataaaagatattactgttGTGAGGAATGCAATTTCATGGCTGTGACAGAAAATGAACTGGAATGCCATAGAGGGATTGCTCATGGAGCAGTAGTGAAGTGTTCAATTATCAGTAGTGATATCTCCCAGagaaaaacacagaaaaagaCTTCAGTGAAAGATCCATATGTAGGCTCATCAAAAAAGTCAACCACATATATGTGCAAAATGTGTCCATTTACTACATCAGCgagaagcattttaaaaaaacacatggaaTACTTGCATCCAACATCGTGCATTGATCCATTTGGTAGCCATCTTAGAttagaaaaaaggaaaagcagcataaTTGAAGAACCTTTAGATTTTGGTAGCAGAACTAAACATTTGATCAAACAATCATCTACATTTCCAAAGAATTCTGTTCTAAAGCAAGATGTAAAAAGATCATTTGGCTCAGCTTCACAATCCAGTAACTTTGCGAAACTTCACAGGAGACCCCACAGGATACAGAAGGCTCGGAAAAGCGTTTCACAGTCAGCTGTAAGTGTGTGCAATCAAAACTCTACAAACAAgactattttgattaaaaatagcaTTGACCAAAAACCTAAATATTTCCATCAAGCAGCAAAACAAAAAGCTAGTGTCAAAACAAGCAGTAATTATTTATATAGGCACAAATATGAAAACTACAGGATGATTAAAAAATCTAGTGATCCTTatcctttacattttaaaaaggaagagtCCAGCTCTGTTAgttctttacatttattttcatcatcAAATAGTCCCCATAATAATTGTTTTATGATGGATTCTCATAATCTTGATTCCAAAAGCCCAGAAGGCTATAAAGATCGTAGGCGTGTAGCTGTAAAAAGAGTGGTTAAAGAGTCTAAGAGGGAAGGCTCTGTTACAGGAGATGATTTGGATTGCTATCCAGATTTTCTACATAAAATGACTGTTGTTGTTTTACAGAAACTTAACTCTGCTGAAAAAAAAGACAGCTATGAAACGGAGGATGAAAGTTCATGGGATAATGTTGAACTATGTGATTACACTGCACAGTCTATGGAGGATGAATCTTACAGTGATATTAATCAGGATCATGTAAACCTATTCCCTTTATTCAAAGGTAAAATGGAGGATCAAGAAGCTGGTGATAAATCCTCTCTTCATTATGAGCAGAATGATGGTTTTTATTTTGAGTATTATGAAGATGCAGAGAGTAGTAACTTTCTGCATGAATTACATGATCCTCAAAATTTAGAAAACGTAGGAACAGCATTGCCAAAGCACAACTCAGTTTTCCATTGGACTGATTTATCACTTGAGAAGAAGTCCTGTCCATACTGTCCAGCAACATTTGAAACAGGAGTTGGATTGTCTAATCATGTTCGTGGGCATCTTCACAGAGCTGGATTAAGCTATGAAGCCCGCCATGTTGTTTCACCGGAGCAGATAGCGACAAGTGACAAAATGCAGCATTTCAAAAGAACTGGAACAGGAACCCCTGTTAAACGAGTTAGAAAAG cTATTGAGAAATCCGAAACTTCTTCTGAACACACATGCCAGCTCTGTGGAGGTTGGTTTGATACAAAAATTGGATTGTCTAATCATGTGCGAGGACACCTGAAAAGGCTTGGCAAAACCAAGTGGGATGCACACAAGTCTCCAATCTGTGTTCTAAATGAGATGAtgcaaaatgaagaaaaatatgaaaaaatccTAAAGGCATTGAACAGTCGCCGTATTATTCCCAGACCATTTGTCGCTCAGAAACTTGCTTCAAATGATGACTTTTTATCTCAAAATGTTATACCTCTTGAAGCATACCGTAATGGCCTAAAGACTGAAGATATTTCAGTGTCTGCATCGGAGGAAGAAGGTCTGAGTTTCCTAAATGAATGTGATGAAACAAAAACAGTACTAcatgatgaaaaaaaaaatcagtcacttACACTGATAgaacttctgaaaaataaaaggtTAGGAGAAGAAAGGAATCCTGATATCTCTTCTCAAAAGATCCATAATCAAACTGCAAGGAAGAGGTTTGTTCAGAAATGTGTTCTTCCATTAAATGAAGACAGTCCATTGATGTATCAGCCGCAACGAATGGACTTGACTATGCAGTCAG GTATGCCTGTGAAGCTTAGAACGTGTGTGCATTGCAATACGACGTTTACAAGTGCTGTTAGTCTGTCCAACCACTTACGCGCTTATGCACGAAAGAAGAGT
- the ZNF644 gene encoding zinc finger protein 644 isoform X1 — translation MDDSKINTEITGAKEGFLDDSNFISEGESGIPKPQESETSFQKNNILTLPEELSRDRSEKALSGGQKSLFIHTGAPTVSTENFILPKGTAVNGPVSHSTLTKTSIMNKGSVSLTTGQPVGHTDSCLTLPVVHDLQLPAKSTTQKSSQHQVLFLLPDVAQAKNLTHSIKNLPTSASVGCDTQKSIGNSVKSDSTLISQVEVCEDSKSLLVDDDCVNTLTGNSSGTGGFRSGNDTNWDPQKEFIQFLMTNEETIEKSPVHCKVSLEKKRKRKMDVSKITRYTEDCFDDTDYIPSKSKLLNVDYLEQSEDLEVVEPQKYALTKVKPESTDEELEAVDAIQQLIYSPTNKCAEDTSPVHTSTFLSSTLKNKCEQNDSESPSTFSTDEPSFYPCTKCNVNFREKKHLHRHMMYHLDGNSHFRHLNVPRPYACRECGRTFRDRNSLLKHMIIHQERRQKLMEEIRELKELQDEGRSARLQCPQCVFGTNCPKTFVQHAKTHEKDKRYYCCEECNFMAVTENELECHRGIAHGAVVKCSIISSDISQRKTQKKTSVKDPYVGSSKKSTTYMCKMCPFTTSARSILKKHMEYLHPTSCIDPFGSHLRLEKRKSSIIEEPLDFGSRTKHLIKQSSTFPKNSVLKQDVKRSFGSASQSSNFAKLHRRPHRIQKARKSVSQSAVSVCNQNSTNKTILIKNSIDQKPKYFHQAAKQKASVKTSSNYLYRHKYENYRMIKKSSDPYPLHFKKEESSSVSSLHLFSSSNSPHNNCFMMDSHNLDSKSPEGYKDRRRVAVKRVVKESKREGSVTGDDLDCYPDFLHKMTVVVLQKLNSAEKKDSYETEDESSWDNVELCDYTAQSMEDESYSDINQDHVNLFPLFKGKMEDQEAGDKSSLHYEQNDGFYFEYYEDAESSNFLHELHDPQNLENVGTALPKHNSVFHWTDLSLEKKSCPYCPATFETGVGLSNHVRGHLHRAGLSYEARHVVSPEQIATSDKMQHFKRTGTGTPVKRVRKAIEKSETSSEHTCQLCGGWFDTKIGLSNHVRGHLKRLGKTKWDAHKSPICVLNEMMQNEEKYEKILKALNSRRIIPRPFVAQKLASNDDFLSQNVIPLEAYRNGLKTEDISVSASEEEGLSFLNECDETKTVLHDEKKNQSLTLIELLKNKRLGEERNPDISSQKIHNQTARKRFVQKCVLPLNEDSPLMYQPQRMDLTMQSGMPVKLRTCVHCNTTFTSAVSLSNHLRAYARKKSAGLLTGTALDCKQKKSRSRSGSKKKMLPLPHSADEVYILRCRFCGLVFRGPLSVQEDWIKHLQRHIVNANLPRTGAGMVEVTSLLKKPAAITETSFSLLMAEAAS, via the exons ATGGATGATTCAAAGATAAATACTGAGATTACTGGTGCTAAAGAAGGATTCCTAGATGACAGCAATTTCATCTCCGAGGGAGAAAGTGGCATTCCTAAACCACAAGAGAGTGAAACATCATTTCAGAAAAACAATATATTGACTCTGCCGGAAGAGCTGTCAAGGGACAGATCTGAAAAAGCCTTAAGTGGAGGCCAGAAGTCTCTGTTTATACATACTGGTGCTCCTACTGTTTCTACCGAAAACTTTATCTTGCCTAAAGGAACTGCTGTTAATGGACCAGTTTCACACTCCACCTTAACTAAAACTTCCATTATGAATAAAGGCAGTGTTTCATTAACCACTGGACAACCTGTGGGTCATACAGATTCCTGCTTAACTTTGCCAGTGGTACATGATCTCCAGTTGCCTGCAAAGAGTACAACACAGAAATCAAGTCAACACCAAGTGTTATTTTTGTTACCTGATGTAGCACAGGCTAAGAACCTGACTCATTCCATTAAAAATCTACCTACCTCTGCTTCAGTTGGTTGTGATACACAGAAATCTATAGGAAATAGTGTGAAATCAGATAGCACTTTAATAAGCCAAGTAGAAGTGTGTGAGGATAGCAAAAGTTTACTAGTAGACGATGATTGTGTCAATACATTAACAGGAAATTCCTCAGGTACAGGTGGTTTCAGAtcaggaaatgatacaaactgggATCCACAAAAAGAGTTTATACAGTTTCTTATGACAAATGAAGAAACAATAGAGAAGTCTCCAGTTCACTGTAAAGTAAGTctagagaaaaagagaaaaagaaaaatggatgTTAGCAAGATAACACGTTATACAGAGGACTGTTTTGATGATACAGATTATATTCCCAGTAAATCAAAATTACTAAATGTTGACTATTTAGAGCAGAGTGAGGATCTAGAAGTAGTGGAACCACAGAAATATGCATTAACAAAAGTGAAGCCTGAATCAACAGATGAGGAGTTAGAAGCTGTTGATGCTATTCAACAATTGATTTATAGTCCTACTAACAAATGTGCAGAAGATACTTCTCCAGTTCACACTAGCACTTTTCTTTCtagtactttaaaaaacaaatgtgaaCAGAATGATTCAGAATCACCATCTACTTTTAGTACTGATGAGCCATCGTTTTATCCTTGTACAAAGTGCAATGTGAATTTTAGGGAGAAGAAACACCTGCATAGGCATATGATGTATCATTTGGATGGGAACAGTCACTTCCGTCATCTCAATGTTCCAAGACCCTATGCATGTAGGGAATGTGGACGGACATTTCGAGATCGTAATTCACTTCTTAAGCACATGATAATTCACCAGGAAAGAAGGCAGAAACTGATGGAAGAAATCCGGGAGTTGAAAGAACTCCAGGATGAGGGTAGAAGTGCACGATTACAGTGTCCACAATGTGTATTTGGTACCAATTGTCCCAAAACATTTGTGCAACATGCTAAAACCCATGAAAaggataaaagatattactgttGTGAGGAATGCAATTTCATGGCTGTGACAGAAAATGAACTGGAATGCCATAGAGGGATTGCTCATGGAGCAGTAGTGAAGTGTTCAATTATCAGTAGTGATATCTCCCAGagaaaaacacagaaaaagaCTTCAGTGAAAGATCCATATGTAGGCTCATCAAAAAAGTCAACCACATATATGTGCAAAATGTGTCCATTTACTACATCAGCgagaagcattttaaaaaaacacatggaaTACTTGCATCCAACATCGTGCATTGATCCATTTGGTAGCCATCTTAGAttagaaaaaaggaaaagcagcataaTTGAAGAACCTTTAGATTTTGGTAGCAGAACTAAACATTTGATCAAACAATCATCTACATTTCCAAAGAATTCTGTTCTAAAGCAAGATGTAAAAAGATCATTTGGCTCAGCTTCACAATCCAGTAACTTTGCGAAACTTCACAGGAGACCCCACAGGATACAGAAGGCTCGGAAAAGCGTTTCACAGTCAGCTGTAAGTGTGTGCAATCAAAACTCTACAAACAAgactattttgattaaaaatagcaTTGACCAAAAACCTAAATATTTCCATCAAGCAGCAAAACAAAAAGCTAGTGTCAAAACAAGCAGTAATTATTTATATAGGCACAAATATGAAAACTACAGGATGATTAAAAAATCTAGTGATCCTTatcctttacattttaaaaaggaagagtCCAGCTCTGTTAgttctttacatttattttcatcatcAAATAGTCCCCATAATAATTGTTTTATGATGGATTCTCATAATCTTGATTCCAAAAGCCCAGAAGGCTATAAAGATCGTAGGCGTGTAGCTGTAAAAAGAGTGGTTAAAGAGTCTAAGAGGGAAGGCTCTGTTACAGGAGATGATTTGGATTGCTATCCAGATTTTCTACATAAAATGACTGTTGTTGTTTTACAGAAACTTAACTCTGCTGAAAAAAAAGACAGCTATGAAACGGAGGATGAAAGTTCATGGGATAATGTTGAACTATGTGATTACACTGCACAGTCTATGGAGGATGAATCTTACAGTGATATTAATCAGGATCATGTAAACCTATTCCCTTTATTCAAAGGTAAAATGGAGGATCAAGAAGCTGGTGATAAATCCTCTCTTCATTATGAGCAGAATGATGGTTTTTATTTTGAGTATTATGAAGATGCAGAGAGTAGTAACTTTCTGCATGAATTACATGATCCTCAAAATTTAGAAAACGTAGGAACAGCATTGCCAAAGCACAACTCAGTTTTCCATTGGACTGATTTATCACTTGAGAAGAAGTCCTGTCCATACTGTCCAGCAACATTTGAAACAGGAGTTGGATTGTCTAATCATGTTCGTGGGCATCTTCACAGAGCTGGATTAAGCTATGAAGCCCGCCATGTTGTTTCACCGGAGCAGATAGCGACAAGTGACAAAATGCAGCATTTCAAAAGAACTGGAACAGGAACCCCTGTTAAACGAGTTAGAAAAG cTATTGAGAAATCCGAAACTTCTTCTGAACACACATGCCAGCTCTGTGGAGGTTGGTTTGATACAAAAATTGGATTGTCTAATCATGTGCGAGGACACCTGAAAAGGCTTGGCAAAACCAAGTGGGATGCACACAAGTCTCCAATCTGTGTTCTAAATGAGATGAtgcaaaatgaagaaaaatatgaaaaaatccTAAAGGCATTGAACAGTCGCCGTATTATTCCCAGACCATTTGTCGCTCAGAAACTTGCTTCAAATGATGACTTTTTATCTCAAAATGTTATACCTCTTGAAGCATACCGTAATGGCCTAAAGACTGAAGATATTTCAGTGTCTGCATCGGAGGAAGAAGGTCTGAGTTTCCTAAATGAATGTGATGAAACAAAAACAGTACTAcatgatgaaaaaaaaaatcagtcacttACACTGATAgaacttctgaaaaataaaaggtTAGGAGAAGAAAGGAATCCTGATATCTCTTCTCAAAAGATCCATAATCAAACTGCAAGGAAGAGGTTTGTTCAGAAATGTGTTCTTCCATTAAATGAAGACAGTCCATTGATGTATCAGCCGCAACGAATGGACTTGACTATGCAGTCAG GTATGCCTGTGAAGCTTAGAACGTGTGTGCATTGCAATACGACGTTTACAAGTGCTGTTAGTCTGTCCAACCACTTACGCGCTTATGCACGAAAGAAGAGT